The following DNA comes from Anopheles arabiensis isolate DONGOLA chromosome 3, AaraD3, whole genome shotgun sequence.
CCTATCGATGTGGCCTTCGTGTTAATGAGATTCAGCGAAAAGCTCTGAGCGTTCCTCGGCCATTCGATAGCAGAAGCGGATGTTGTTTGCCTCTAACGTCCACGGGAGGAACGCGCTACCGAACCCGATGTTGGTGGGCGAATGTTTGATGTTATGTTGGCCAGCAAGGAAACACGAGTGAGAAGCTACTTCGCTGATACGATAATCAACACAAAGGTTAATCAATAAGCGTGGTTCGCATCTGTCGGTGGCGTGTGAAAGTATTCATCCCAAGTTTGTAACATTTATCAGCACAATATACCGATCAGCAAATACAGATGCTTAGGAAGAGACAAGAATGAAATGATGAATTTCTTTGATCTAAATAAAATTTGATCTAAATTGATTCACTTGAAATGATTCTCAGGTCTCACATGGGACAAGTTGACGGATAAAATTGACCAAGAATTTATGCGGGAAGTAGAACACTTCCTGAACACTATTAATGTTAAAGTGaccaataaacaaaacaaaaagattgCACATTGTCTGTTTGGGGTCTCTTACATTCTAGCAATTGTTAGATTCCATGTTACGCTGcctgtagtagtagtagtagcattGAGGATAGGTTTTTAGTACAAAAGTATTAGCATTGAAAACGGGTACATCGCTTAGCGCTTAACTACACTGATCCTGTTTTTGGTTGCGTTTGCTAGGCTATGTATTAAGATATTTCATTTTGATTCAATATTTAGTATTAATCTGTATGTTGTATCGTCTTGTTGCTCTCTCGAAAGCTCTGTGCTAAGCGTTCTTATAATGGGTTCgtttataagaaaaaaaaacatcgggAAAAGCTGGACAATCTCCCAACGTTCTGTCAGTTGCATCTGCTGTTGAACGTATCATCATGAAACAGTTATGAATGCCTGTGTTTAAACTGGTCTACAAAATAGCTTTACGTGCTACTTTTGCTTTGTCTGGCTTCTGGAAGttatagcacacacacagtaataAACATTTGCGTCTACATCCATCTACTTTTGGCTCAAAGTGGAAAaaatgctgttgttttttttttaatgaaacttTTCAACGAAGAATATTTATACAATAGCATTGTGGTTTAAGCATCTTTAGCCCATGCGCTTGCCTTACAGCTTTCATTTTCTTGCGTGGATACTGATAGCTCCCCACACGAATGTAGAAATTcgttttaaaaatgtaaaaccaaTCTATAGGAATGCAATACCTGGGTTGAGTGCAAGGTTTCTGCCCTGTTTCACATAAGAAAGTTGAAATTCGCAATTGTCTTACTGTCTAGGATTGAACGATGAATAATTGTTTTCCATTGCCGTTTGTCCGTTATTGGGGGGTTAGAGTTAATCGTACGATTAAACTctcatctgctgctgctgtctgaTGTATTCTTGTTTGCTTTGGGTCGGTTATCGTGATATGGAGCGTGTGTTGTACGGTGTTGCAGTGAACAGTCGTCGCTTAAACATTGACGTTGAAGCCTTTCTTGGCGGCAACCGGAAGCTTTTCACCTTGCAAGAAGGGGTTGTAACTCTAGAGAAGAAAATTCATTTGTTAGAAATCAACGCCCAAGGCTCCCCCCCGCTCACTCACATACCTTCTTTACGTGGAACTTTTTAGCGACCAGATTCTTGTGCTCCTGCGTGTGGAACTGGCGGGCAATGAAGTTTTCCAGATCCGAATCCATCTGCGGGTTGCTTTCGCTTTGCGCTGCCGCCGGACAGTTGAACATGTGCTCGGCATCGCACATACAGTCCTGGGCCGCCTGGTACTCGCGACTGAACGCGGCCGTATTCTCGAAATCCATCGTGCATCCCTGATCTTCCGTGTACCCGACCGGGCAAGGATTCGGCGGATTGCAGTACGCCGGCAGGCTAGCATCGGTTTTCACCTGCGGCTTGGGACGGTTCGGTCCTTCGCCCGCCCCACCCGACACGTACTGGTGGCCCCACAGCGAGCTGTGCTGCAGATACTCCTGGTCCCGGGGTGACGGGTTCGGGTTCGAGCCATCGAGCAGCGCATCGTAATCGAGCTGCTCCGACTCGAGATCCTTGGTGACGCGTGCCATCAGGGCGAGCCGGCTGGCGGGCAGCTCGTCCATCGCGGACGGATCGATGTACGAGTCGGCTGCCTCGGCTAAATCCTTGCCCATCCTATCGACCAGCTCGCGTAGCAGCATGTCTGACAGAAACTGATCCTGTGTGGGTAAAGCCAAAGGGTGAGAGGATGAGCTTGGCGAAGACTACGTTTGGGCGGGCACGGGCGGCTCTTACCTTCATGCCCGCTGATAGGTATGCTAACGCTGGGTTAGCCACCATCAGCGaggctaaaacaaaaaagaagtacATGCTGAGTGCTTCGCTAAAAGCACGTTGAAAAGCTCTGCCAACGCCACGGGGATGCAtggaagagagaaaagagagagagagaaaagtatTACAACAATGCACTAGCACTACGCTTTCAGGCActatcaaacaaacataaaaatgctTTTCGGGCTCTATTGTTGCACAGTACTTCATGCTGCATGGGGTCTTTTGATAGACCAAGTTTTTCATCGCCTCACGGCTACCTATGTTGAATGATTTATGACACCAAATATTgcctgtgtgagtgtgtctgctCAATGATTCCAAATTCCCGACACGTATTAATGTCCCTTTTCAAAATCCTGCGTAAAAGTGTCACAAAGCGATCCTTAAGATGACATTTGATAAAGCGGGCCCCAGGTTGTTGTGTGGACCGCCGTCAAGCACAGCTTTTCCTGCGATTCGAATCACGGCACGCTCAATTGATGCTGCAAGTGTAGCAGAAGATGTTGGGAAGCTCCATGGTAACGAAGTATTTCTAGGAAACATTTTCTTGAACACCCCGTGTGGAGAGAGCAATGTGTAGAGTGCTTGTGTGGACACATCCTGCGCAGCATTCACGAAGCTGTGACCTATAAAAGTGGTTCGCCAATCTTCTCTTCTATTCAGTGTTTTATACTTCCCACAGCAATAATCACACAGTGCCAAAAGCTGAACAAAAATCCCGACCACTTGTTGCGAATCCATCCCCATCATCCCAGGAGCAGCAGCTGTTTTCCCAAACCGGTCAGAATGCatccttcctttccctgctTGGCCATCTCGCGAAAGGCGAATCATCCTTGTGCATCTACCCGCATCACCCGGGGATGCGCGCCTGCCTGACAAAACGCATGCGGACAAAACCAACGTCATCGAGTGTGAAATGCGGCAAATCAATACCACCatagagagagcgagctaCGATGACGTCAACACAGCTGGCAGATGGCAGGGCAGGTGTAGGGCTTCCGCTGTTATTCATCATCACCGCTAGACTGAGCAGACGAGACACAGCGACGCAATAATAACATTAGGtcctgtgtgtttgctttaggTTCGTTCTTTCGCATTACTCTTTTTCGCAAGTTTATGCCACTTTTTCTTCTGCCAATCGCACACACGCATTTATACGACCTTCAACCTTTATAAATAACCAAAGACGacgttactgctgctgctgctgctgcttccgtcATCTCATGAATGTATAATTAATTGGATCACGCCGTAGCGCCAAACAGCAATTTGCTCGTTCTCTCGCAGGCATCGATTTTCGTGCCAACAGTGTCGTCCAACCCCCTTCTCATCCTTGCCATCGGAGGCGTTAAGGGTGTCATTAAACAACTACTGACTATGGAGCACAGCGAGGATAGGATTACAAGTTTTATACCGAACCGTACGCGAGCCACATTAATCTTTCCGTGGCGCCCACATGGAAAAATCCCCATACAATAGGGGTGAGGGAGATGAGGaccacgaacgaacgaacgaaaaaaataaagtgtGGTTATGTTATCACTTCACCCCAAAAGGAAAACAGCCCCGTGCAATGAAATGGGTGACATTTTGTGGGGTGCATTTTCACTACAATCACCTTAATAACTATTTAcactttattttcttttttcttttttgcactaCCCCGTCCTTTGCGTGTTTTCCGCGCACAAAATTATTGGCAAAATGCTCAGAAAGAAAGGCCACCCGAAAAGTGGCGCGATAAACCGATAAACACAGCGCTTACTTTGATGCCAAACAGAGAAAATGCCTCCACCAGAAATGTCACCATTAgtagagtgagaaagagacgGCGGGAAGGGTGTGTAAGTGAGAGGGACAGTCGCACGAACTCTAATTCAAAAACCGCACCACACCACTACATCCACCACgacacaataacacacacacatctacaaACAATCCCCCTTTTACCACCCTCTCGAAATGGAAATTCGCCTCTTGCAGTGCCAAAAACAACCTACCTAACAACGATTTTCCGACCACACTCTGCGCTGCGaacgtttgtgtttttcactCGTCGACGAATTGGAGAAAACTGAACCGAGGCGAACGCTTTTCCTTCGTTCGGAGCCAAAGCTCCTGAAGCTTCTTGGTGCTTTTCCTCTTGCTGCGGGAGTGCAGCGCATGCGCACCCGTGTCGCCGCGTGAAAAACGAACACAAGAAAGAACAAGTGGGAAAAAATGGACACATttggagggggtggggggttgGACAAGGAGGGTCGTTTTGCGGGGGGACATCCAACGGTTTGCCAGCTGGCGCGGGTGATCACGTTGATTTTTGGGATCGTTTTAGTTCATTCGCTGTTACTTCTAGCAACATGTGCCTCCGGTATTATGTCGCCCGATTCCTGGAAGGATGTTAAAGCAATCATTGTGCTGTGCATGTTTTACAAGTAATGAATTGCATTAGAAAGAAACGCTTTAAAATAGTATAATCCATCTTTGACCTTTAGTAGTGATTCATTACTTTTAACCATTAGCTTAAATTAAGCCAATGCTGAACTCATTAACTGTCGATGCTAATTTCCACAACATTTCCTCTTCCGGGCGAAAAGGGGGAAGAGGGAAGCTTTTACGACTAAGCGCTGGACtggaataaaattaaacgcTTCGACACGTTGACGACACGCAGTGTATCTCTTTCCATCCACACCTTGGTCGGTTTATAGCCGCCGGGCAGACACAACATTCCGGACTGGAGGAAGGGTGGGACGACTTAGATTAGATAAGGTAGGAACGGTTATTAATTATTCGGGCGCTTCTGGTGTCTGTCAATGAGGAAACGTTTATTTAACAGCACGAAAATAGCTCCACAGTTAAGGGGAGCGGGATGCAAGTGGAGATGTTTTAGAGGTAATTTTAGATTTAGGATGTGTCTATTCCCATGATTAAATTTCCATCGATCGTGCACGACGGTTTTGGCATGAGAAGGGAGCtccagcaagcaagcaaagctAGATCATATCGTACGTTTGTCACACTCGTTGCTTTGACTATTGGCTGACTACTGAGGGAAAAATCACGTTCCATAACGCACGATGACGCTGGTGCACCGCTGGTGACAACAAGATAAAATGCAGTTCGTGCCATTTGGCTTGTTTAAACACGAGAGAAATGACAATCCATTCGTCGGCCATCCCCTTATTGTGACAGGGGCGACTCGCATGGACGTAAGCATAActgatttaatttgattttctcCTGTTTATTCAATCTTGCTTGTTCAAACTGTTGCAATCAATAGCTTCAAGCATTCaggaaaaacattttattttaaaggtAAAAAGGACGAAAGCTTCTCTTCAAATCAATAAGAATGTTTAGTTTGAACAGAATGTTTTACtaaagcaatcaaataaaGCAACAATCCCATAACGATCCTGTTCCGAGGAAGTGTGTGTCTCAAACCACCATTCCACTTAAAACTCACTGCAATCCATGCCAAAGCTTTCCATTTGGCACCCTCTTACCAACAGTGCCACGAATCGCGCCGTTGTTTTCCACGAGGTGGTAAAATCTTTCACACTTTCCAGCTAAAAACACCTCGCGGCAGTAAACAGTGTGGTTCATCACGTGGAGGGGCGTCACTTCTCAGGAAATTAAACCCCACTGTACGGTGCTGCACCCGCATAAAAACGCCACCGAACGAGCTTTTCCATCATTTTCAACAAAAGTCGCCTCGGATGAATCCTTTCCAGTAGTGGGTTTTAGTGGAGAAGTACAAATgggagaaggaagaaaagaaaaacaggacAAGACAAAGCCGCTTTCATTTCCTTTATGGTCGCCAACAAACTAGCCAGAGTAGTAGTACTAGTTTCGGGGTCGGGTTTGGTCGCTTTCATCAAAAAACGCCCACACGCCCTGCGGATAACGGTTCCCACGATACTTGGGGAGAGAAAAATGGGAACTCTCTGTCCCTCTGTCCGTAGGACGCTTTGGGGGGGCTTTCGTTTTGTGAAGGTCCTTTTTTGTTCAGGGAgcatagagagagatagagagaaagagagagagagaaagagagagagagagagagagagagagaaagagagagagagagagaggcattTGCTTTTTGCgaccgttttttttccaaCGCTCACGGGGGAAGGTTTTTAAGGGGCACTCGAATTTCATTGACAATTTTAACAGCCAACCCGTGCCCTTGTGCCCACTCCATCCACCGGAGTTTGCTTTTCCAGCCATGGGGAACGGACCAGCTGGTGCCGttcggtgtttttttcttctctttctcttctctacGGCACCAATTCAATGACTTGGAAAATCTTTCAGGCAGACTGTACCGGGAACTGTTAGTCTCGTCAGAGTTTCAGCCAGGACAGCAAGGGAGGATGGGAGTTTTCTCCCCCCTTAAACATGGCGCGTAGGTAGACACCACAGAGAGCAGGGCAGCTGTGAAAATCATCGACTTTTCCAACAACACGCTGTCGGTGTCGAAGATCACGTCGCTGGACGTGCTTTAGTGCGAGCCTTCTTGTGCTTTCTTGCACAGGGTCACCTGCAATAGGGTACGGTACGTGCAGCGATAACCTAATACGCGCACCAACCGAGGAGCACAGGAAGGATCCGTTTTCATTCATCTTCCATCGTTTGCGCTGTGTGTGACGTGcgggcaaaagaaaaatagttctttttcttgcaacaaaaaagcgttcATGTACGGGGAATGATGTTTTTTCCGCTTATTCCAAACCTCTACCTCCATTTTTCTGAAACTCCTCCGTTTTTCCACCGTTCTCTTTTCACTGGGGCTTATCTTATCGGGTGAAAACCATTATCAGCAGTAGGGAGAGTGACAGGAACGAAGGAAACGCTTCGAGCGTAGGTTGCAAATACATGCAACAGAAGCAGCTCGTTAAAACACGCGTCCGAAGGTGCACGTAACGGTGGCAGCGTTATTGGTTTCAGGTGAGGGCTTTtcgtgccgttttttttactgttccCCGTTTACGCCACGTCGTAATTTTTGCCATTGATAGGTAGATTCGGTCCCACCTCCTAACCAAAGAACCGCCCTCCCTCATACAATAGAatgggtgcgtgtgtgcgtggacCGCTTGTGTTTTGGCATTGGCATTTAACTTTGCTGCGTGGGCGAACGGAAAATACAAACCCGACGAAAAACCCACCCAAACTCGACCATCGTGCACACACAAGGGCTATACAACATCAAACGAAGGGAAACACGCAACAGACACTGTTTCCAatatgcatacacacacacacggtaggGGAAGACCTaaacgacaaacaaaaaaaaaggaaagaaagctCTGGATCCCCCGGTTTTTGCACCAACAAGCTACGCAAGACAACCGTTTGCTGAATGGCTTGTTGGGTTATGGGTTAAGAGTGAACGAAGggaacaaaataacaacaaagaCGTAAGAGAAAAAAGCGGTGGACACCATCAGCAACCAACCAGCAATGTCAAAGAAGAGTAATTTTGCAGCGGGACTGATGATGATATAGGGAAAATTTATGGTTCCCGTAATTTACGACCACTGTCAGCGATGCTTAGGACGTCCGCGGTCGGGTCGGGTGCGATATGAACGGAAGGAGTAGAAAAGTGGAAGCGAATTTTCTCAACCATCGATTGTGGTTGTGGTGAGATATTTCTGGAACTTAATTGTGGCTATTTTTTGTATGCGTAGTCAATGGCCAGTCAAGCAAACTTACGCAACGACCATCGGGTAATAAAGTAAAAAGGCGAGTATCTCTGCGGAGGATTGTCTCAATAGCTGATTGCAGGGTTTAGTGTACgtacggttttttttgtaataaccGAACACCAAATGAAATAAATCCTGGAAAATTAACTCAGTCCATCAGTTTTGAGAAAGGAAAGCTTCAAGCGGTAAATTCAAACGTTGGTTTTTGTCTCGGATGAAGCGCCACTAGCGCCACTAGCGGCAAGCATTGGAAACTACGCAATgcatcgatttttttcttcccggTACAGGGTTGCTGGTACAACTTCAAGATATCAGACTTCCTATCGAACTAAGAGTTAAAATGCTGTAATTGAAGAGAAGTTCTttgattaaaatgaaaaatgcgATGGCATAATGTAGTGTTCAGCATTTTGATAGATTTAACAGCTTTTTATCAACTTTACTAGAAACGCGGTAAATATTATCAGGTTTAGGGTTTGAGTTCGGATTTAATGAGGCAAATGAGGAGTTAAAAGACTGAAAATCTCTTTGAAAataccaaaataaaaaaaaataaataaatacatctaCAGCTGCTAAACGCAATGCAAAACGACAAAAAGCTCAAAATTCGCCACATTATCAGATAACTAGTTTCTTTGGAGTTTCTAATTAGAAATGTttagaaactaaaatgtcaATCTTACAAATCTTTATTTCGAACTCGAATAATACTCGTTACTACGTTTCCCTATGAAATACTCCTTTAAACACATCTCACTCCCATCGTCTTTTTTGCAAATTGTTTgctcttttaaaaaaaaatgagtctTTCCTGGAATATAGCACAATTCTCAGTTCAACGACCGCATACTGCACGTATGAAAAGCGAACAAACAACCAGTTCCACCCACCCAACCAGACTTGGGCGGCTTCTGGCTACCCCCAAGAACCTGGGAGTCCTTCGCTTCTAATGTAATGTAGAGCCACCAGCAGCCCGGGGAAGCGTGACGTAGAGCTCGCAGCGTCGTACACATTCCCGGAACTAGGACGCAAAACTCGGCTGGCGCCGGCTGGTCTGACTCCCGGAAAGGAATGCAAGCGTGTAGCAGGCTCCCGGAAGCAGCGAAAAATTGCACTCCTTCCTTTCGGGCACGGCTTGCCCCATTGCGGTGGAAGTGGAATAGAAAGGAAGGAACAGCACTACGAAACGCGAAATCCCCAGGGAAGCCCGGGACATGTCCTAGATTCGCTGTAGACCACCCGCATGGCAATCTCCCGTTCCCGGATTCGGTtctgggtttgttttttccccctgtttAATTCTGCAAGCCAAGCGTAACGAGGTAGCAACGTGGGATGGCCATAAAACACGATTCGGTGATCCGAAAGTTATCGGAAAATTAATGTCCATTAAGCACGGGCCCACGACAATCAATCGAGCTTTATGCTTGCAGGCTCAGAATCACTTCGAAATGCAGTACAacgccacacacaaacacacagagctGCTATCGATACGATTTGGGTGTTGCAGTTGGATTCTGGCGTTGTTTTATGGGAGGAGTGATTCATTCCGTTACACAGTTTCACCATTTCCACGCACAGTGATTGTGTTACGACCAGGCTATTAAAATCAGGCTCCAAATTGGTCCGGGCTGTAACAGAGGTTACACTTCCGGCGTGTGCCGTTGCTATTGTTCAGTCACGCGGGAAAGAGTGAGAAGGGGAATTATTCCCCTACCAACACGACTACTTTTCCCGATCCCAGAAAATGTGTGTCAACGTGTGGAAAGAGCACGTTCGCTCACAACAAATCTCGACGGTATTTTGTACTTCCCGTCGGCACTGATAATTGATCTCAAATGTGGAGAAAACCGCAGTGGGAAAAGTGAGGATGGTGGAACACAACTAATGCTGGATCGATCGAGAACTACACCACACGGCGCGGGAACTACCACCTTGCATGATAACCTCGTTTTGTTCAAGGAACAAGTCAATGAACTTGGCGCGGTGCCTGCTCATAGGAATCGCAACAATCTCGACGAGGGAGCTTCAATTTAATTCAACACAAAATTAGGTCGTAGGTCGAGGCCCGGGTCATAGGCCCGACATGTAGGTTTGAAGTGACGAGGAAGCCTTCAACATGTCAATTGCCTCGCAGAGAACTGGATGGCGATGATGCCGGCggcttattttatttataacctCGGTTCAGGGCCACTTTCCCTCCCGGTGAGGGTTCGCGAAAGGCGAGCGAAATTGATAATTAAAATACCAGCAGCCCAAGTGATTGATCCCGCGCCCTTGGGCCGAGCAGTCCCCGTGCTGTGAGTAATTTATGGGCGTTAGAAGAAGGTCTTCAACAAAGCATCAACAAATTAACACGCTTAGGATAAACAAGAGTGTGAAAACTGCGCAAAAAACAGATCAGTGTTTCATTGGATTTCAGGAGGAAAAAGTAATCGAACCACACCCTCCCTAATGCCCGCATTGAAGTTATCTCCGCCAGGTTCTACCACTTCCAGCGAACCTCCAAAATTCCAACTCCCGAGAAGGTCATACCCGGGTGATGGTAATcgcgtttttttattgttgtctacatttttcaaaaagctCTTTTATCAACCGCCAAAAGGTTAAAGATCGTCGCGCATTTGATACTCTAGCGTACCTGGTGGTAAGAATTTCCATGGTAACGAGGCTACCACCAATGATGGGCGTATGATGCGCTTATCCAAGGCGCACACGCAAGAAGGCAACCAAAGCCATTTGCTGGCCCGTTTTTCCCACGCCCTCATTTTTCTTCTCCACGAGCGAACACACCAAAAGAAGTCTTTTGATTTCGGATACCCCAAGTTTCTGCTGCTGTCCTATATGTGCGCCTGACCACCTttgacatttcctttctatgCTGCAGCGGTAAAGAACGTGGGAATTTTTTTCTAGGAATGTGTCGATTCGTCCCCGAGTGATGTATTTCATTTCTCtaactttcatttcatttcatcccttttttgcgttttgGAATTTTTTCGCATTTGAATGAATGCGCTTCtctgacagagagagaaaaaaacttcCCTCGTtcctttttaaataatttattatttattaataacgTATTTCTTGccgaaaaaaacacttcactGTTTTCCGCGCGAAGGGTGTGATGGTTAATGGGAAAAATTATTTCTATTTACGCAACGCCAAAGGATTTCGGTCGAATCGGATCGAACGCACACGGTAAACACTTCAGAGCACGGAGCAAAGTGATTCGCGCGAAATCATCCAACACACCGTGAAGGGAAATCAATCAGCAGCCGTTCCGGGAAAGCTATATCTTTCGCATCTATTAAAATGCTTATAAATGATGTATTTTCTCGGAATGACACTTTGAGCTGTTATTAATAACCGGATCGGATGCAGAAAGAagtaagtaaacaaaaaaaacgcagaaatTTCAGGTGAAAATACGCTCTATGAAAAGGAAGTCGCACATTACGAATCACATTTGGGCAATTATAAAACCATCCCGTGAAACGAAACTTTATCCTTCCTAGGAAACTAATAACGTTGTTACACACGGTTCCTCGTTTTGCATAAGCCACCCATTACGCCGTCtttgaagttaataaaaagaAGCTCCATCTCCAGCCTGCCAACAGGTGAGATTTGTAGTTTGTTTTCCCCTCCTGCTTGGCTCAATTGCTCGATGTGTCATGGGCCATTTTTAGCGTCTGTTAGTGTCCGAACAACGCACCATACGAAGCTATTGTTGGCGTATTGCGCAGCAGATTTTGCTAAACATACGCCATTTGCTACAATATGGTACGGTCGTATCGCATCGCAGAAGGCGGGCGTGTAGCATACATTACATTAGGGAAACCGGTAGCCGACGGGTGTAATCGACCAGGCCAAAGGGCCAAACAAACTTTAAACGTGTGGTTGTacttactgtgtgtgtgtgtgtgtgcttactGTTCATATGATACTATTATGCAATCGGTGGGGCCCAACCCCAACTCTACAGGTGTGTCGTTCGCCGGTTGGTTGGGCTGGTTATTGCTTTTACCCATGCAACCTAGCTTTAGCGTTATTTTTAGACCTGTGAATCTGCGCAATTTTCCAGCCCCGAGATTTTGTGATGATGGCATGGTGAAAGGGTGGTGGGTGGTTCGCCTATCAATCGGTCCGATGTCGAACAACAGACACAGGGCGTCAACAGTCCACAGTACGGGAGGGAGGGAGCGATAGGAAGGGTGTAAATAATTGCTTTGCCTTCGCTTCAGGTCCTGGCGGGTGCTCGCTACCGGTGCGGGTGCACCGAAAGACAAAGCGCCATGTCCCTATCAACGAGAGCGATACCATACTGCACGTGTTATTTTAGTCTGCAAAACAATACACCGTTGATTGTTTTCTACCTCTTGCTTATTGCGTgatatttatgtgtgtgttagaCGAGAATATAATGTTTCCATGCTACTTCCAGCTACTTCCACCAAACAACCTGTTTTGCTGTGCTGTAAATATCGatcagtagtagcagcagtagcggaAGCAGAAATGCAAATGACAGTAAGCAGAATAGGAAGGTTAAGGTTAGTAAAAACGCATCGGAAATTGACCTACGGTGGCATCAGACAGCAGCCTGGTTCCGGTGTTTTGCTATCCACAAGCAAAGCAATTACACAGGTAAAGCGCCCGCTGGCGTCGTCGGGCTTTTGTTAGCGTTTCCTCGTAGCTTTTTCCGAGCTTCGAGAGCTAGTTTACTTTCCCGAGCATtgcattattttcatttcgaaCTGCTTCCGACACACCGGGAGAGACCGGGAGAGGAATGCACACCGGTTGTGGTGGCAGCAATTGCTCATCTGTGCAATCGTTGCATCAAACGGCTGAAAtgcgtttgttttcatttcctaGAGAGGATGTTAATTGTGCGATGGTAATTGGAAGAAAGCAAACAGTCTTTGTCTGCGTCTTACAGCGTGAGCGAACAATTAAACGGTAACAATTGCATTTTAAGTTCGAGTTTCACTCAATTTAACGCAAAAGCCGAGGTCGAGGCTTTGTGCGAACAAAACAGCCATCCGCAGCGGCCAGAATCGATCGAATGGTTTAGGGGGACGGTAGAGAAGGACGTAGTTTTACAACCACAGTTCCTTGGCGGCCATATCTTACATCGCACCCCGCCCTAAAAAGCTCTCTCCATTCCATGCGGGGCAAGTGCTAAATTTAGCCAACTGACTAACC
Coding sequences within:
- the LOC120901016 gene encoding uncharacterized protein LOC120901016 produces the protein MYFFFVLASLMVANPALAYLSAGMKDQFLSDMLLRELVDRMGKDLAEAADSYIDPSAMDELPASRLALMARVTKDLESEQLDYDALLDGSNPNPSPRDQEYLQHSSLWGHQYVSGGAGEGPNRPKPQVKTDASLPAYCNPPNPCPVGYTEDQGCTMDFENTAAFSREYQAAQDCMCDAEHMFNCPAAAQSESNPQMDSDLENFIARQFHTQEHKNLVAKKFHVKKSYNPFLQGEKLPVAAKKGFNVNV